One stretch of Methylococcus capsulatus DNA includes these proteins:
- the pstB gene encoding phosphate ABC transporter ATP-binding protein PstB, whose product MNAILAADAGSAVQAPPPTVVIDCKLDKIFYGDFLAVRDSHVPIEKGKITGFIGPSGCGKSTVLRSLNRMNDLVDGFRFEGHVRFHGQDVYAPSVDAVVVRRYIGMVFQQPNPFSMSIFDNVAFGLRLNHYKGDMAERVEKSLRRAALWDEVKDKLKKSGLSLSGGQQQRLCIARAIATEPSVVLMDEPCSALDPIATRRVEELMLELKEKYTIALVTHNMQQAARVADKTAFFSVDISKGGRTGYLVELGETRQIFEDPREELTKEYIRGEFS is encoded by the coding sequence ATGAACGCGATACTGGCCGCAGACGCAGGTTCGGCAGTACAAGCTCCGCCCCCCACCGTAGTGATCGACTGCAAGCTGGATAAAATTTTTTACGGCGATTTTCTTGCCGTTCGGGACAGTCATGTGCCGATCGAAAAGGGAAAGATCACCGGCTTCATCGGCCCGTCCGGCTGCGGCAAAAGCACCGTGCTCCGCAGCCTGAATCGGATGAACGATCTGGTCGACGGCTTCCGGTTCGAAGGCCATGTTCGCTTTCACGGGCAGGACGTTTACGCTCCCTCCGTGGATGCGGTGGTCGTGCGGCGTTACATCGGCATGGTGTTCCAGCAGCCCAACCCGTTCTCGATGAGTATTTTCGACAACGTCGCCTTCGGGCTGAGGCTCAACCATTATAAAGGGGACATGGCTGAACGCGTGGAGAAGTCTTTGCGCCGCGCCGCTTTATGGGATGAGGTGAAGGACAAACTGAAGAAAAGCGGACTCTCCCTTTCCGGCGGACAGCAGCAGCGCCTTTGCATTGCCCGAGCCATCGCGACGGAACCGTCCGTGGTACTGATGGATGAGCCGTGTTCGGCGTTGGACCCGATTGCGACGCGCAGGGTCGAGGAGCTGATGCTGGAACTCAAGGAAAAGTACACGATTGCTTTAGTGACTCATAACATGCAGCAGGCAGCCCGCGTTGCCGATAAAACGGCGTTTTTCTCGGTGGATATTTCTAAGGGCGGGCGGACCGGCTATTTAGTGGAGCTGGGAGAAACGCGACAGATCTTCGAAGATCCCAGGGAGGAATTGACCAAGGAATACATCCGCGGCGAATTTAGCTGA
- the pstS gene encoding phosphate ABC transporter substrate-binding protein PstS, which yields MNFVVTVKKGIIGSYIFGLVALTIGVVADAAPTSVIMLRGAGATFPAPLYSAWIKTYSAMNPLVHIDYEAVGSGEGVRKFLAREVEFAASDAALSDEQMAALDDGVRLIPATAGMVVLAYNLRNLNGPLKLSREAYVALLAGRITRWNDPRIQGLNPGLPLPNLDVTIVSRLDSSGTTYALTNHLSAISAEWRNRGPGVGKLVDWPGNAMAVRGNEGVASRIKMSEGAIGYIQYGFAKRLGLPMAWLQNKSGQFVEPNERTGQTALASSAAQMPANLRLFLPDPDGAEAYPIVTFSWLLLYGKYSDPAQSAVLKDFVLWGLEEGQGMAQSLGYVPLPHDIVQLSRAAVDSIE from the coding sequence ATGAATTTCGTAGTCACGGTGAAAAAGGGAATTATAGGTTCGTACATTTTTGGATTGGTGGCGCTTACGATAGGGGTTGTGGCCGATGCAGCGCCAACCTCGGTAATCATGCTCCGAGGCGCCGGAGCGACCTTTCCGGCGCCGCTCTATAGCGCGTGGATCAAGACTTACTCCGCCATGAATCCCCTCGTGCACATCGATTATGAGGCGGTGGGGAGCGGGGAGGGCGTGCGGAAATTTCTTGCGAGAGAAGTCGAGTTCGCGGCCAGCGATGCGGCCTTGAGCGATGAGCAAATGGCCGCGCTGGACGATGGAGTTAGGCTGATACCGGCGACTGCCGGCATGGTGGTATTGGCCTATAACCTCCGAAATTTGAACGGTCCCTTGAAACTCAGCCGCGAAGCCTACGTCGCTCTTTTGGCCGGTAGAATCACCCGCTGGAATGACCCGCGAATCCAAGGTTTGAACCCCGGTCTGCCGTTGCCGAACCTGGACGTGACCATCGTTTCCCGCCTGGACAGCAGCGGTACTACGTATGCCTTGACCAACCATCTTTCCGCGATCAGCGCGGAATGGCGGAACCGGGGCCCGGGTGTGGGCAAACTCGTGGATTGGCCAGGAAATGCCATGGCCGTTCGAGGCAACGAGGGTGTCGCCTCGCGTATCAAAATGAGCGAAGGGGCTATCGGCTACATCCAATACGGTTTCGCCAAGCGCTTAGGGCTTCCGATGGCATGGCTGCAAAACAAGTCGGGCCAGTTCGTCGAACCCAACGAGCGTACGGGGCAAACTGCGCTTGCTAGCAGTGCGGCTCAAATGCCGGCGAACCTTCGGTTGTTCCTGCCCGATCCCGACGGCGCCGAAGCTTATCCCATCGTGACCTTCAGCTGGCTGTTGTTATACGGAAAATATTCAGATCCCGCGCAGTCCGCAGTGCTGAAGGACTTTGTCCTTTGGGGGTTGGAAGAAGGGCAGGGCATGGCTCAATCCTTAGGTTACGTGCCGCTGCCTCATGACATTGTCCAGCTTTCGCGGGCAGCTGTGGACAGCATCGAGTAA